In Streptomyces sp. NBC_00704, a genomic segment contains:
- the purF gene encoding amidophosphoribosyltransferase → MPRGDGRLSHDLLPGEKGPQDACGVFGVWAPGEEVAKLTYFGLYALQHRGQESAGIAVSNGSQILVFKDMGLVSQVFDETSLGSLQGHIAVGHARYSTTGASVWENAQPTFRATAHGSIALGHNGNLVNTAQLAEMVADLPKQEGRSPRVAATNDTDLLTALLAAQVDEDGKPLTIEEAAHRVLPQVKGAFSLVFMDEHTLYAGRDPQGIRPLVLGRLERGWVVASESAALDICGAAYVREIEPGEFIAIDENGLRTSRFAEAKPKGCVFEYVYLARPDTDIAGRNVYLSRVEMGRKLAKEAPVEADLVIATPESGTPAAIGYAEASGIPFGAGLVKNAYVGRTFIQPSQTIRQLGIRLKLNPLKEVIKGKRLVVVDDSIVRGNTQRALVRMLREAGAAEVHIRISSPPVKWPCFFGIDFATRAELIANGMTIDEIGTSLGADSLSYISIDGMIEATTIAKPNLCRACFDGEYPMELPDPELLGKQLLETELAAGPAATAAADAIRRP, encoded by the coding sequence GTGCCACGTGGTGACGGTCGACTCAGTCATGATCTGCTCCCCGGCGAGAAAGGCCCCCAGGACGCTTGCGGCGTCTTCGGGGTCTGGGCTCCCGGTGAAGAGGTCGCCAAGCTCACTTACTTCGGGCTCTACGCCCTCCAGCATCGGGGCCAGGAATCCGCGGGAATCGCGGTCAGCAACGGCTCCCAGATCCTCGTCTTCAAGGACATGGGCCTCGTGTCCCAGGTCTTCGACGAGACCTCGCTCGGTTCGCTCCAGGGTCATATCGCGGTCGGACACGCCCGCTACTCGACCACCGGCGCCTCCGTGTGGGAGAACGCGCAGCCGACGTTCCGCGCCACCGCGCACGGTTCGATCGCGCTCGGTCACAACGGCAACCTGGTCAACACGGCCCAGCTCGCCGAGATGGTCGCCGACCTGCCCAAGCAGGAGGGGCGCTCCCCGCGCGTCGCGGCGACCAACGACACCGACCTGCTCACCGCGCTGCTCGCGGCCCAGGTCGACGAGGACGGCAAGCCGCTGACCATCGAGGAGGCGGCCCACCGCGTCCTCCCGCAGGTCAAGGGCGCCTTCTCGCTCGTCTTCATGGACGAGCACACCCTGTACGCCGGCCGTGACCCGCAGGGCATCCGCCCGCTGGTCCTCGGCCGCCTGGAGCGCGGCTGGGTGGTGGCCTCCGAGTCCGCCGCCCTGGACATCTGCGGCGCCGCCTACGTCCGTGAGATCGAGCCCGGCGAGTTCATCGCCATCGACGAGAACGGACTGCGCACCTCCCGGTTCGCGGAAGCGAAGCCCAAGGGCTGTGTCTTCGAGTACGTGTACCTGGCCCGCCCCGACACCGACATCGCCGGGCGCAACGTGTACCTCTCCCGCGTGGAGATGGGCCGCAAGCTCGCCAAGGAAGCGCCGGTCGAGGCCGACCTGGTGATAGCGACCCCGGAGTCCGGCACCCCGGCCGCCATCGGCTACGCGGAGGCCTCGGGCATCCCCTTCGGCGCGGGTCTGGTCAAGAACGCCTACGTCGGCCGGACCTTCATCCAGCCCTCGCAGACCATCCGCCAGCTGGGCATCCGCCTGAAGCTGAACCCGCTGAAGGAAGTCATCAAGGGCAAGCGGCTGGTCGTCGTCGACGACTCGATCGTGCGCGGCAACACCCAGCGCGCCCTGGTCCGCATGCTCCGCGAGGCGGGCGCGGCCGAGGTCCACATCCGGATCTCCTCGCCGCCCGTGAAGTGGCCCTGCTTCTTCGGCATCGACTTCGCCACGCGCGCGGAGCTGATCGCCAACGGCATGACCATCGACGAGATCGGCACCTCCCTGGGCGCCGACTCCCTCTCGTACATCTCCATCGACGGCATGATCGAGGCGACCACCATCGCCAAGCCGAACCTCTGCCGCGCCTGCTTCGACGGCGAGTACCCGATGGAACTCCCCGACCCCGAGCTGCTCGGCAAGCAGCTCCTGGAGACGGAACTGGCAGCCGGGCCCGCCGCCACGGCCGCCGCCGACGCGATCCGTCGCCCGTAG
- a CDS encoding META domain-containing protein, translating to MRTAGTSRTPRTWRTGRRRTGSVPILAAVLVLVPLAAACGEEQADGRRPGSASVSAEPPLTGVRWAVDSVTVDGATRRSPGSARLTIADGKASGSYGCNDFTATAVVEGGSVRFGDARTTRMACAGPVMAFERLLAGALADGLLTTEVKGDTLTLGTAGGDLVRLTRT from the coding sequence ATGAGAACCGCAGGCACCTCGCGCACCCCGCGCACCTGGCGCACCGGCAGGCGGCGCACCGGGTCGGTGCCGATCCTGGCGGCCGTCCTCGTGCTCGTCCCGCTCGCCGCGGCCTGCGGCGAGGAGCAGGCCGACGGCCGGCGGCCCGGCAGCGCCTCGGTGAGCGCCGAGCCGCCGCTGACCGGCGTCCGGTGGGCCGTCGACAGCGTCACCGTGGACGGCGCGACCCGGCGCTCGCCCGGCAGCGCCCGGCTGACGATCGCGGACGGCAAGGCGTCCGGAAGTTACGGATGCAACGACTTCACCGCCACGGCCGTCGTCGAGGGGGGCAGCGTCCGGTTCGGCGACGCCAGAACGACCCGGATGGCCTGCGCAGGGCCGGTCATGGCGTTCGAGCGACTGCTGGCCGGCGCCCTCGCCGACGGGCTGCTGACCACCGAGGTCAAGGGCGACACGCTGACGCTCGGCACGGCCGGCGGGGACCTGGTCCGGCTGACCAGGACGTGA
- a CDS encoding maleylpyruvate isomerase family mycothiol-dependent enzyme: MPPAKKRARAYDPVKIRAAVLAQFGNVRRAVGTLTPGQLALPTRLAGWTVRDLAAHVTMAVETVSRNLERDEPAKAELALLEWPFATGARAADISDGTLALAAAHPDPAALYARAGERLAAALAGASGDRVLAARTGAMTLADYLVTRTVELVVHTDDLNDAVPGLDVPYDRQALAAATRLLADALAVKAPGGATEVRIPPFAVVQCVQGPRHTRGTPPNVVETDPLTWIRLATGRLTWQEAVGSAKVDASGERADLAALLPLMS, from the coding sequence ATGCCTCCGGCCAAGAAGCGCGCCCGCGCCTACGACCCCGTCAAGATCCGCGCCGCCGTCCTCGCGCAGTTCGGCAACGTACGGCGGGCCGTGGGCACGCTCACCCCCGGGCAGCTCGCCCTGCCGACCCGGCTGGCGGGCTGGACCGTGCGGGATCTGGCGGCGCACGTGACGATGGCGGTGGAGACCGTCAGCCGCAACCTCGAGCGCGACGAGCCGGCTAAGGCGGAGCTGGCCCTCCTGGAGTGGCCGTTCGCCACCGGGGCGCGAGCCGCCGACATCTCCGACGGGACCCTGGCCCTGGCCGCGGCCCACCCCGATCCGGCCGCCCTCTACGCCCGTGCCGGGGAGCGGCTGGCCGCCGCCCTCGCCGGCGCCTCCGGCGACCGCGTCCTCGCCGCCCGCACCGGCGCCATGACCCTCGCCGACTACCTGGTCACCCGTACCGTCGAACTCGTCGTCCACACCGACGACCTCAACGACGCCGTCCCCGGACTGGACGTCCCGTACGACCGTCAGGCGCTGGCCGCCGCCACCCGGCTGCTGGCCGACGCCCTGGCCGTGAAGGCCCCCGGCGGCGCGACCGAGGTGCGGATCCCGCCGTTCGCCGTCGTCCAGTGCGTCCAGGGCCCCCGGCACACCCGGGGCACCCCGCCCAACGTCGTCGAGACCGATCCGCTCACCTGGATCCGGCTGGCGACCGGCCGTCTGACCTGGCAGGAAGCCGTCGGGTCGGCGAAGGTCGACGCGAGCGGCGAACGGGCGGACCTCGCGGCCCTCCTGCCCCTCATGAGCTGA
- a CDS encoding TetR/AcrR family transcriptional regulator, protein MAAEATMGLRERKKRQTAMRIYRTAVELFLERSFDDVSVQEIADAADVSKMTVFNYFGTKEDLVFRPMEEHFSDAARAVRERRRGESAAEAVRRQFLEMIEGRDPAIGLHSEPFAREIRSVILGTPVLRERAYVLSEKGARELAGLLAEETGDETLAAIAAATLTAARNALIEEHHRRIAAGESADEVAADAADRARKAFALVEAGLGDYARKT, encoded by the coding sequence ATGGCTGCCGAAGCGACGATGGGCCTGCGCGAGCGCAAGAAGCGGCAGACCGCGATGCGGATCTACCGGACCGCGGTGGAGCTGTTCCTGGAGCGGAGCTTCGACGACGTCTCCGTCCAGGAGATCGCGGACGCCGCCGACGTCTCGAAAATGACGGTGTTCAACTACTTCGGCACCAAGGAGGACCTGGTCTTCCGGCCCATGGAGGAGCACTTCTCCGACGCGGCCCGTGCGGTGCGGGAGCGGCGTCGGGGCGAGTCCGCGGCCGAGGCCGTCCGACGGCAGTTCCTGGAGATGATCGAAGGGCGTGATCCCGCGATCGGCCTGCACAGCGAGCCCTTCGCCCGTGAGATCCGCTCGGTCATCCTCGGGACGCCGGTCCTGCGCGAGCGGGCCTACGTCCTGTCCGAGAAGGGCGCCCGCGAGCTGGCCGGGCTGCTGGCCGAGGAGACGGGGGACGAGACCCTCGCGGCGATCGCGGCCGCCACGCTCACCGCCGCCCGCAACGCCCTGATCGAGGAGCACCACCGCCGCATCGCCGCGGGCGAGAGCGCGGACGAGGTCGCGGCCGACGCCGCCGACCGGGCCCGCAAGGCCTTCGCCCTGGTGGAAGCGGGCCTGGGCGACTACGCCCGCAAGACCTGA
- a CDS encoding MFS transporter, with product MTDTQRRIGFLVCLVTIVLAVLDLQIVSAATVPIVRDLDPAHGIDRIPWLVSAFSLASAAVLPLYGKLCDVLGAKRVFLGAVGTFLVGSALCGAAQSLDQLIAARAVQGIGAGGLMSVTMVVIAQLRGAGEKDAKGAGVGGVVAGGGMAVGPWIGGLLADHASWRWIFYVNLPLGAAVLIVGALALKLPRHGPRHRIDFLGAGLAAAFSTALLLVTEWGGKQYAWTSPQILTLALATAAALGLFLRRQATAAEPILPLSLFRVPELRWGFAIQGLMGAAMVGSMYYVMVYLQVARGIASSSAGLYLLPMATGMTAVGIVSARLAARGWAERTFAIAGSALAAVAFLFLATLGTGTSLWLLRGYLLLVGTGFGLLLGQLIQLVQDAAPSHQLGVATTGVRFFQTLGTALGAALFGTLITRLYDGPGQLASLTGAARPAALESYVSAMDTVFLCGAGLMAVCLVLALLLPTSRPTASTPEPAPQPVTV from the coding sequence ATGACCGACACCCAACGCAGAATCGGCTTCCTCGTCTGCCTCGTCACGATCGTGCTCGCCGTGCTCGACCTCCAGATCGTGTCCGCGGCCACCGTCCCGATCGTCCGCGACCTCGACCCCGCGCACGGCATCGACCGCATCCCCTGGCTGGTCAGCGCCTTCTCCCTGGCGTCGGCCGCGGTCCTCCCGCTGTACGGCAAGCTGTGCGACGTCCTCGGCGCCAAGAGGGTGTTCCTGGGCGCCGTGGGCACGTTCCTCGTGGGCTCGGCGCTGTGCGGGGCGGCGCAGTCGCTCGACCAGCTGATCGCCGCCCGAGCGGTGCAGGGCATCGGTGCCGGCGGCCTGATGAGCGTCACGATGGTGGTGATAGCCCAGCTCAGAGGAGCCGGTGAGAAGGACGCCAAGGGCGCCGGCGTGGGCGGGGTCGTCGCAGGCGGCGGGATGGCGGTGGGCCCCTGGATCGGCGGGCTGCTCGCCGACCACGCGAGCTGGCGGTGGATCTTCTACGTCAACCTGCCCCTCGGGGCCGCCGTGCTGATCGTGGGCGCACTCGCCCTCAAGCTTCCCCGGCACGGTCCGCGGCACCGGATCGACTTCCTCGGCGCGGGCCTGGCCGCCGCGTTCTCCACCGCTCTGCTGCTGGTCACCGAGTGGGGCGGCAAGCAGTACGCGTGGACGTCGCCGCAGATCCTCACGCTGGCCCTCGCCACGGCGGCCGCCCTCGGCCTGTTCCTGCGACGGCAGGCCACGGCCGCCGAGCCGATCCTCCCGCTGTCCCTCTTCCGCGTTCCCGAACTGCGCTGGGGCTTCGCCATCCAGGGGCTGATGGGCGCGGCCATGGTCGGCTCGATGTACTACGTGATGGTCTATCTGCAGGTGGCCCGCGGGATCGCCAGCTCATCGGCCGGCCTGTACCTGCTGCCCATGGCCACGGGGATGACGGCCGTGGGCATCGTCTCCGCCAGGCTCGCCGCGCGCGGCTGGGCCGAGCGGACCTTCGCCATAGCGGGATCGGCGCTGGCCGCGGTCGCCTTCCTGTTCCTGGCCACGCTCGGCACGGGCACCTCGCTGTGGCTGCTGCGCGGTTACCTGCTGCTCGTCGGCACGGGCTTCGGCCTCCTCCTGGGCCAGCTCATCCAGCTGGTCCAGGACGCGGCCCCGTCCCATCAGCTCGGCGTGGCCACCACCGGCGTCCGCTTCTTCCAGACCCTGGGGACCGCCCTGGGCGCGGCTCTCTTCGGCACCCTCATCACCCGGCTCTACGACGGCCCCGGTCAGCTCGCCTCCCTGACGGGCGCGGCCCGGCCGGCGGCGCTGGAGTCGTACGTCTCCGCCATGGACACGGTGTTCCTGTGCGGGGCGGGACTGATGGCGGTGTGCCTGGTCCTGGCGCTCCTGCTGCCCACGTCCCGTCCGACGGCGAGCACCCCCGAGCCGGCGCCGCAACCGGTGACGGTATGA